A region from the Malus domestica chromosome 07, GDT2T_hap1 genome encodes:
- the LOC139197805 gene encoding uncharacterized protein, which translates to MKTTSCYFVGYAEKSKGFRFYCPTAHTRIAESHNAKFIEDFDLSHEPPKQLYAFEEHDDHYSLSQDSGMDNSVTIPLYLSGGTPLSSNVTALDIPTPSAVATTFPNPDTLVLHDPIHSSAAITEAPESSSQFHAPFLRKSMRTRKSAIPHDYLCYLQEVEYDLGDEDDPVNYKQAIASYKSELWKAAMTEELASMESNHVWTLVNGLESCLDLG; encoded by the coding sequence ATGAAAACCACTAGCTGCTACTTTGTTGGTTATGCAGAAAAATCCAAAGGGTTTAGGTTTTATTGTCCTACTGCACATACAAGAATAGCTGAAAGTCATAATGCTAAGTTTATTGAAGACTTTGATTTGTCACATGAACCCCCCAAACAGTTATATGCCTTTGAAGAGCATGACGACCATTACTCTTTGTCTCAAGATTCTGGAATGGATAATAGTGTTACCATTCCCTTGTATCTATCTGGTGGTACACCATTGTCTTCAAATGTGACTGCACTTGATATCCCTACACCTAGTGCAGTAGCTACAACATTTCCCAATCCAGATACATTGGTCTTACATGATCCTATTCACTCATCTGCAGCAATAACTGAAGCACCAGAATCATCTTCACAGTTTCACGCACCCTTTCTGAGGAAATCGATGAGAACCAGAAAGTCGGCTATTCCACATGATTATTTGTGTTATCTACAAGAAGTTGAATATGATCTTGGTGATGAAGATGATCCCGTGAACTACAAACAGGCAATAGCGAGTTATAAAAGTGAATTATGGAAGGCTGCAATGACAGAAGAACTTGCTTCCATGgaaagtaatcatgtttggACCTTGGTTAATGGTTTAGAATCATGTTTGGACCTTGGTTGA